In Magnetococcales bacterium, the following proteins share a genomic window:
- a CDS encoding respiratory nitrate reductase subunit gamma has product MLALIAYLALLTFIFGFGWRIWTYWRAPAPLKIPTTPAPVCKSGVVWRMFTEVAFFNSLFKGNKWTWLGGYLFHAALALVLIRHLRYFVQPLPEAFAYIQTVGIIAGLAMVGGLGFLLVRRFWVARTRYISSFADYAILALLLAIGVTGLLMQYVFRPDIVEIKSAMLGWVTFQGFPTPSDALFVVHFLLVLALMFVFPFSKLMHLGGIFFSPTRNQVDNPRERKHVNPWAVVE; this is encoded by the coding sequence ATGTTGGCGTTGATCGCGTACCTCGCCTTGCTGACATTCATTTTTGGTTTTGGTTGGCGAATCTGGACCTACTGGCGGGCTCCCGCTCCGTTGAAGATTCCCACCACCCCGGCCCCGGTCTGTAAAAGTGGCGTGGTGTGGCGGATGTTTACCGAGGTTGCCTTTTTCAACAGCCTGTTCAAAGGGAATAAATGGACTTGGCTGGGGGGGTACCTGTTTCATGCCGCTCTCGCCTTGGTTTTGATTCGGCATTTACGATATTTCGTTCAGCCCTTGCCTGAGGCCTTCGCCTACATTCAGACCGTCGGGATTATCGCCGGTCTGGCCATGGTAGGGGGGCTGGGGTTTTTGCTCGTTCGTCGTTTTTGGGTGGCCCGCACCCGATACATCTCTTCATTCGCTGATTATGCCATTCTGGCCCTGCTTCTGGCCATCGGGGTTACCGGCCTGTTGATGCAGTATGTCTTTCGGCCTGATATTGTGGAGATCAAATCCGCCATGCTGGGTTGGGTCACCTTTCAGGGCTTTCCCACCCCCAGTGATGCCCTGTTCGTGGTCCACTTTCTTCTGGTTCTGGCGCTCATGTTCGTCTTTCCCTTCAGCAAGCTGATGCACCTGGGTGGCATTTTCTTCAGCCCGACCCGCAACCAGGTGGACAATCCCCGGGAACGGAAACATGTCAATCCGTGGGCCGTGGTGGAGTAG
- a CDS encoding TusE/DsrC/DsvC family sulfur relay protein codes for MPSFELNGRTYETDEEGYIINLADWSEDVAKYLAEQENVEMSENHWEVISFLREYYEEYKIAPMIRILTKAIGKKLGKEKGNTKYLYDLYPGGPAKQACKIAGLPKPTGCV; via the coding sequence ATGCCGAGCTTCGAACTGAATGGCCGTACCTACGAAACCGACGAAGAGGGTTACATCATCAACCTGGCAGACTGGAGCGAAGACGTAGCCAAGTATCTGGCTGAGCAGGAAAATGTCGAGATGAGCGAAAACCACTGGGAGGTGATCTCCTTCCTGCGTGAGTACTATGAAGAGTACAAAATCGCTCCCATGATTCGTATCCTCACCAAAGCCATCGGCAAAAAGCTGGGCAAGGAAAAGGGCAACACCAAGTATCTGTACGACCTGTATCCGGGCGGTCCTGCCAAACAGGCCTGCAAAATCGCTGGCCTGCCCAAACCGACCGGCTGCGTTTGA